Part of the Zingiber officinale cultivar Zhangliang chromosome 6A, Zo_v1.1, whole genome shotgun sequence genome, ggcgggatcccctgttcttactaccggatcaagtGGTATGCTAAGACTCTCTTTGTTATTAAATGGTTAGTTATGAGGATAAAATGATAAATGTATaagaatggaattcaattcaaatagattctaaattaagaaattcaattcaattctgtTATTCACTAATTCATTCCAAACATAAGAATTGAATCCtaatgaaattaaattcaattccttCACTTAAGTTGTTTTCAAATAAGATGTTAGGGATTAATCTTTATCATTGTATTATAAGATACAACTATATATGATAAATTCTTCTCCGGAATTCCATATAATGggaactaattttttttattttattcgtaTGTTTATTTGTTTCCTCGATTATTTTTGTCTGTGAGTTTGTTTGTTTCCTCACCATTGTGGTCCAAGAAAGTACAATAAATCGAAATGTTCGGCAATTAATCTCCATAAATGGGTCGAGCATTTTCTTGCCAATACCTTGGCAGCTGGGAGGGGACGGTGCTCCAGCTCCAAAGCCAATTAGGGGCTCAAGTTGCACCACGAAAGGCGCACCATCACTTCGTTTTACTATCAGAGTTGCTTTTTTCCACGCACTGCTCTGCGGGCCAAATCAAATGGCTCCTTCTGCTTGGACAGTGTTGTTGGTTCGTGGGCGGTAGGGCCGGGGCACGGCCACCTCTCGTCTGCCACTATGCGCATGTGAATCAATGGGAACGAGCGCACAGCAGGCAGCGATACGGTAAGGTGTCAGACATGGCGTTGTGTGCCAAACATGGCGCACAGCTCACTAATCCCATCCAATTCCACCACTGCCAAACATTTAATTAAGAGAGGGAAGAAGGGAGTGCCTCTGCGTCTATAGAATTGTTTAGATCACTGACACAGGGAGAAGGACACAGAGATAAGATAGATAGAGAGGCGCAGAGGTCGATCAAAGAAAGAGGAGCTGTGAGACGAAGTAATGGCTGCCGCCTCATCGTGTCCTtcgttcctcttcttcctcttgttatCTACAGCTCTGTTCGTCTCCGGCGAGGCTACTTCTCTCCTGCCGTTGGCTAACCTCGCTGCCCTCACCTTTGAGGAGGGCTACACGCAGCTCTTCGGAGACTCCAATCTCATGCTTCACGGCGACGGCAGGACCGTCCATCTTTCTCTCGACGAGAGAACAGGTACTGCGCCTCTGTGCCTTTTTCTTCCAATTCCTTTATTTGTCCGTGAAGAAACAGATTCAAAATGATGTCATCCTTGAACTTGGTTTAGGAGCTGGATTTGCATCGCAAGACCTCTATTTGCATGGGTTCTTCAGCGCCTCCATCAAGCTTCCCTCCGACTACGCTGCCGGAGTTGTCGTCGCCTTCTATGTAcgtttctttctccacaatttaattataaaataaaaaacaaaaacaaaatccaTTCGTCTGGTCTTTTTCGTGTAGACTGCCCTGTTTGAAAGCAATTTTGGCTCCCTTGTAGACTCGAGGATTTGCCTTTCCTTCTGTCCTTTGGCTTGCAACTATTCTAACTTGATCTTAAGGTCTCTAACGTACTGTTCGTGAACGCAGCTGTCAAATGGAGATTTATTCGAGAAGACCCATGATGAAGTAGACTTTGAGTTCTTGGGGAACATAAGAGGGAGGGAATGGAGAGTGCAGACCAACGTTTATGGGAACGGGAGCACTGCCGTTGGAAGGGAAGAGAGATATGGCCTCTGGTTCGATCCTACAGAGGACTTCCACCAGTACTCGATCCTTTGGAGCCAGCAGAGGATTATGTAAGGCTAAATCTATCTACAACAAACATTATATCTGTTCTCATTCTGATGATTTTTCTATCAGTCAGTGAAACTACTGCTGCATCTCTAAACTTTGGTGCTTCACTCGATGCAATTCACATTTGGACAGATTTTACGTCGACAACATCGCAATTAGAGAGGTGGTGAGGACTGAAGCCATGGGCGGGGAATTCCCTTCAAAGCCCATGTCCCTATATGCCACAATATGGGATGGCTCAACCTGGGCTACTTTAGGGGGGCGGTACAAGGTCAACTACAAATACGCCCCATACGTAGCCAAATTTGCAGACCTCGTGCTCCACGGCTGCTCTGTCAACCCTATGGATCATAGAACGGTTAGCCAGGGAGCTGATGCTGGAGCTTGTGATTCCATAAGATTGTCAACTGCCGATGAAAGAACTGCAATGGCGAAGTTCCGGAGGAAACACATGACCTACTCCTACTGCCATGATCGCGTCCGCTACCGATCACCACCAGATGAGTGTGCCATTGGCCCGGAAGCGAAGAATTTCCTCCCATCTGGTGAAGCAAAACTCAACTATCGCAGCCGCGGTAAGCGACATGGTCGCAGTTCCTTGGGAGCAGTCCTTTGAACCGCGGCAGGTATTTTGGCAGGATTCTTTTTGGTGTAACATGTGATTGGGTGCTGTATAGCAAATTTATTTGCAGTGTTGGTTAGATTCACATTGTTTAGATGGCATGCATATTTGTATCACCTGGTCGAGCTGTTCGAGCTTGTTTTGTGGGTCTATTTTGCTCATGAATGTGTCCTTATCTCCCTCATCCGCTGCTGTTactgatattattattaattttttaatcaggTATCAGTTTACATTGATTAATTCAGAGCGAGGTGCTCCAACGTCATTAATTATTCAAATGCTTATCCATTGTTAGTCTGGAAGGGGCCATTATGAAACTACCTAATGTGCTGGTTGGTCTAGCACAGGTCATTATGAGCCTACCTAATGTTGAAGCACTTGAAGGCTGATAGGTTACTGGGATGGTCTGAAAGCAAAGCATGATGCATTAGAAACCTAGGAATTATGGAAGCTAAGAATTTTTGGAATAGAATGCTCTCGGACAGCTGAATGATTCAATTGTGTCTAATGTTTACTGAAACAATTCCGAGCATCTTCCTCCAATATGATTCCGTTTACTAAAAAGTATTACTAAAAGATATTAGAATAGGAAAGATATTAGCATAGAGATGGGCAAAATATCGGTTAAAACTgaatatgaaaatttaattaggaagtttatttatttattaaaacaaatATCAATTTATTCAGTCTAGTTTTGGTTAAAAATTCATAAATGGGATAATCAAATTTCTACGCAACTTGATTGATTCAACTATTCAGTCAACTGGGCAATCAATCgattcaattaattttattttcaactaaattaattgattttatatttatttgattttgatgATAAAATTTAGTCAGTtcaatttctcaaaaaaaaatttgatttaatcatTTCGATTTGTTGGATTTGGTACTTCAATTTTGAACTTTTGGCTCACCCCTAATTAAAACGGTGTAAATAATGACTCATGTTTGTGCTCTAATTTCAAACTAGTTAATTGATCTAattaaagttgaaaatattttaatatttgggCCAATATACCAGTACAATCTTTaggtaaaaaaaaagttttttatataaatattttataacttTTAAAACTTACTAAATCAATCTAATAATTCGAGACAgtacaatttttttaaaactttttaattagTTGATAtagtaaaacttttaaaatttatcaacTTTTAACAAGTTAATAAGTCTTAAAGATTGTGTTAGAATTAAGAATAATTTTAGAACTTGCAATGTATTTATGTTTGTTCTTTGTTatttgaaattatatatatatatatatacacagagGAGATCTCCTGTGGTTTTGTGCGGCGGAAGTTTAGCTGGacagcaaaaaaaaaattgaaaaagaccACGTCAGTTAAGTCAAAGAAacggaagcaaaaaaaaaaacgcACTCGCgttttttccttctcctcctcctctctccgcCGAACCTTGCCGCCCCTAAACCCTAGCGCCGCTGGTCTTGCCGCGATCTTCCCTGAGCACCTCTAAACCCTAGCCTTTGCTCGCCTCAATCAGCCCGAAGCAAGCTCCCTCTCTCACCGCAAACGCTGCGTCGGGTCTCCTTCCCTCGCTGCGCCTCGTCGCCACCTACCTCTCAACCGAAGAGGTACTTTGCAATCTAGATCTTAATTTATGTATCTTCGTCGTCTGTTCTAGTTTTcgaattctttttaaaattttaatttatgtatCTTCCTGTGTGCTTCACTGGTGTGGCGTTTCTTAGCATTTGATTTCTCTTCTACTAGTCGGAGTCATTAGTCCAATTAAAGCTTAGAGTCATTGCTATTTTAGCTGCATCGGTTTGGACAGTTAGAACCCTATCTTCCTGTGTGCTTCACTGGTGTGATGTTTCTTAGCATTTGATTTCTCTTCTACTAGTCAGAGTCATTAGTCCAATTAAAGCTTAGAGTCATTGCTATTTAAGCTGCATCGGTTTGGACAGTTGGAACCCAATGATGTCCATATGTACAATGGCATAGGAAGACAATGTTGCCCTTTTATCTCTTAGTCTCAACTCTAATCCCTTGATATTTATGgctttcttttaaatttattggCCAATTATTTGATGTATATGCATGTCCTGTGACATTTAGCTGGAATTATATTGTGATTTATTGCATTTTCTGTTTACAGATTTAGTGGCCAATCTGAATCTTTGCAAGACTGTTATAGTAGAGCCATTATCCTCTGACAACTTTTGTATAGTTTCTGCTTATTCATCTAAGACTTCAATTCTTCAGAACCATTGTCTGTAGTTTGTGTATGTTTTTTTCGAGTTCACTCCTATATTGTGTAGATTtcttcattttcaaaattatcaaatgGGCACCCCTATAATGTTTTATGCTCAGAGGTATATATGCTCATCAAGATAACTGTGTAACAGAAGAGTAGTCCTACTTCATTTTTATGGTTGTTGGCCTAGATTCTTTGAACTAAACATAATATATAGTGTTAGTTCCATAACAAATTATCTAAGTTCTATTTGCTCGTCAATATTCCTTCTGCAaaatgttataattttttttaatcaaagtaATCAAAATTTGATTATTAGGTTGCTGTTTCATGGCATCATCAAGTTTTAGCAGCATCGAAAATACAAGATTTCAACCTGTAATATGTAGGGACTGCGGACAAAGAACATTGGTGTGTGTTTCTAGATCAACCAAGAATCCTGGAAGACAGTATTACAGCTGCAAGCAACATGGATGGCAAAAGTGGGTGACGCCCGATACTAGTTCAACTAGTAATATTGAAAGTGAACACAATGCTTCTCATGGACATAACCCGAGAATAATCCAAGTACCGACATTCATTTGGATATCATTGATGGTGAACTTGATTCTCTTAGCCATAATCCTGATTGTATTGTTAATTAATCTTGTTAGTTAGTATTAAGTATTATTTCATTTTGTAATGTAACTGGCTAAATGTTTTCAATTCTGGACGCAAAATGATTTTGATAGTCGGTGTTGGAAACATTAAACATTGTTGCACTATAATTGTAAATTGGATACTTGGATAAAAAAACGGTTGCACTATAATTGTAAATTACTAGGGCAAAGACGAGTCGAATCGTGACCGTCGAGAAGGAATAGCTAGGGCAAAGACGAGTCGAATCGAGGCCTTCGAGAAGGTAGGGTAGAGGCGAAGTGATCCAAGGAATTGGATCAATCAAGTGATCAAGTGTTCTTCCATCTGTAGAGGAACTTCTTTTTCTTGGATGTAAGATTGTCGATGTTTAGAAGCACTTTTCCTGGCCCACCAATCTTGAAAGAGGTCTTGATTATAGAATCATTTGTGGCAATGAGCTTCCTATTCTTTCACACTCGATCACTGCGTATCCACCCTCTGCGTTAGGCAATGAGCTTCCTATTCTTTCACACTCGATCATTTTCCTTGCTCAGGCCTCCAAATGCAACTGGAACATGAACACAGCAGAATTGAGCAGCTTAAGCTCATCCAGGGCCTTCTTCTTGGAATTGATCGCTTCAGAATtggatcgatcaagtgatcgatccagatcatttttgttcgaacagaaaggatgtggatcgatcaattgatcgatccagggggctggatcgatcaagtgatcgatccaCATCcgaacagaaaggatctggatcgatccagcgatcgatccagggggctggatcgatcaagtgatcgatccaCATCCATTCTGTTCGAACAGAATGgacctggatcgatcactggatcgatctagaCCCCTGGATCGATCCTGTGATCGATC contains:
- the LOC121998009 gene encoding probable xyloglucan endotransglucosylase/hydrolase protein 28; translation: MAAASSCPSFLFFLLLSTALFVSGEATSLLPLANLAALTFEEGYTQLFGDSNLMLHGDGRTVHLSLDERTGAGFASQDLYLHGFFSASIKLPSDYAAGVVVAFYLSNGDLFEKTHDEVDFEFLGNIRGREWRVQTNVYGNGSTAVGREERYGLWFDPTEDFHQYSILWSQQRIIFYVDNIAIREVVRTEAMGGEFPSKPMSLYATIWDGSTWATLGGRYKVNYKYAPYVAKFADLVLHGCSVNPMDHRTVSQGADAGACDSIRLSTADERTAMAKFRRKHMTYSYCHDRVRYRSPPDECAIGPEAKNFLPSGEAKLNYRSRGKRHGRSSLGAVL